DNA sequence from the Cohnella herbarum genome:
GAAAAAGGAAACCTTATCGCCATAGTCGCTCAAGATCCGAGCATGCACTTTGATCATGTTCCCATCCGTTTTCGAAAGCTCCGTCTTTGTCACTTCGATCGGATGATAGACGCTGATCGCTGAAGTCGTTGTCAAGAGCAGATCGGCCTCCTTCTTCCCGATCGGCTTGCCTGCGATCTTCGCATCCTGGACTGACACGGCTCGAATAGGAGCATAAACCGGTAGACTTCGGTCGACGATCAGTTCGAAAGAGCCGTTCTCCTCGGTTCGAATGCTTCTTCTGCTCGTATCGCTTTGCAGGACGGCATTCTCGACCGGCTGTCCGTTGAAAGTCAGCTTCCCTTTGACGGCGGTCAAGTGCGTGCCGTCCTTTCGCCATGTCTTGACGACAAACGTCGTCCGATCAAGCTCGATTTGTCCTTGAAGAACTTCCGCTTGCGCGTTGGCTTCATGACTAGAGGTCATCCGTATCCCATACGCCGAAGCCGCACCTAAGAACACGAACAGGCAGATTTTGATTATTATTTTCATGTATGTAGGTCTCCTTCAAAAGCAGCGATCAAGACAAACCAATGGATGTTTGTCTTGATCGCCTTGTCGAATCTTTCCTTATTTCGCCGAATGCGCGCCACCCGTATTAGCTTCCCCTGCCGGCCCTTGCGTTTTGTTGCCTCCCAGCCCGAACACATGTACTTTTGGCTTGGAGCCGCCCGTGGTAACCACGACGTATTCTTTGTCATCAACCTTGAAAATCGAAGGGGCGGCTTGCACGTTATCCCCGGAAGTCTGGAAAGTCCAGACCACTTTGCCTGCTTTGATGTCCATCGCGTTCAGCTTCCCGTCCAGCTCTCCGAAGAAAGCCAGTCCCGAATCCGTGCTCGTCAATCCGCCGCGCTGCTGATCCGTCGTCTTGATCTGATAGGCTTGCTTGCCCGTATCCACGTTGATCGCCGTAATCGTACCGTATCCTTTGACATCCGGTACCTCTTCGGTTACCGTACCGAAAGCCGCCGCACCCGGGAAATCCGGGGTGTCTGCCTCCTCTTCGTTTTTCGCCGCTTTGAAGATGGAGGGCTGCTCGATTCCGGGAATCAATACGTAATTCGTCGCGGGATCATAGGATTCGGGCGCGTAGTTCTCCCCGCCCAGCACTCCGGGATAGCCGACCACTCCTTCGACCGTCGGCTTCGGATGATCGATCTTAGCGAACGGAATGCCGTCCCACACCGTATCTCCGGTAGCCGCATCCCAAGCGAACCACAAGCCGGATTTGCCCCCTTGAACGACGAGCTTCTGCTTCTTCCCTTTCGCCGTAGCTTCGATAATCATCGGAGAAGCCGCGGCATCGTAGTCCCATACGTCGTGGCTGACTTCCTGCTTAGCCCAAACTAACTTGCCGGACATCGCATTGACGGCCACGACCGAGTCGGTATTCGGGTTATCTCCCGGACGCTTCTCTCCGTAGAAATCCGGAGCCGGATTACCTGTCGCGAAGTACATGAGGTCGGTTTTTTCGTCTATCGCAACCGGATCCCAGACCGCTCCGCCACCTTGGAACTTGCTGTTCGCCAGCCAATC
Encoded proteins:
- a CDS encoding pyrroloquinoline quinone-dependent dehydrogenase yields the protein MKKTHAKIGTTLVVMLLVFSACTGKNNNVTPSPTASQTATASPPATGVTGKSFENWGSYGHTLANNRHVPFKEISADNVKDLGVIWTADLKTLDPDVKNGNQSYPVVVDGVIFVTTAGNQVFALDAVTGNPIWHWKPSAEQAATFAKAGIIANRGVAVGDGKVFMLAVDNSLIALDQKTGQLVKMIKLSEYIDGVTMENGYYETTAPQFYKGNVYIGSSGGDNGVRGFVAAFKASDLTPAWDSPFWTVPPKGQDWLANSKFQGGGAVWDPVAIDEKTDLMYFATGNPAPDFYGEKRPGDNPNTDSVVAVNAMSGKLVWAKQEVSHDVWDYDAAASPMIIEATAKGKKQKLVVQGGKSGLWFAWDAATGDTVWDGIPFAKIDHPKPTVEGVVGYPGVLGGENYAPESYDPATNYVLIPGIEQPSIFKAAKNEEEADTPDFPGAAAFGTVTEEVPDVKGYGTITAINVDTGKQAYQIKTTDQQRGGLTSTDSGLAFFGELDGKLNAMDIKAGKVVWTFQTSGDNVQAAPSIFKVDDKEYVVVTTGGSKPKVHVFGLGGNKTQGPAGEANTGGAHSAK